Proteins encoded together in one Papaver somniferum cultivar HN1 unplaced genomic scaffold, ASM357369v1 unplaced-scaffold_21, whole genome shotgun sequence window:
- the LOC113339759 gene encoding protein IQ-DOMAIN 1-like → MMGMSKKKKTAKNWFASVKNAFKSSAPISSSPSSKDYSLANKIIEEEHEIPEIVSLEHYPVCDTSSLTTTIDENNAEAVLEMRDEDRRRSNHAIAMAVVAAEAAVLAAHEATKVSRFSSYNRRRFYGYSKEERAATKIQSHYKGYLARRALKALRGLVKLQALVRGHNVRKQAEMTMRCMQAIVRVQARTKADRLRLQGATSHDNEKNKAKKRATETWNNSRGRQQQARNSFSFEKEYSRSSTRKMNKQENYLSSNSMTIKNERALAYAYPYQDSVSNRQNSVDSYSDEKTNQGGGWNLLDRWIDSQPWHRDKHVAAIPESSYTSRTYNTDEDNASERTADTDLVSLSPSYQLRFNPISNLSKLGINSAGSVPIRQRKQRVLVSVETENVNSPSYMATTQSAKAKAKSAQNSLLSSSSSTRRIFLNDLSMSSSTDGIGTGEVRTINQLGPINSPSPTSSQKMMRLLKMGKRIEGVR, encoded by the exons ATGATGGGAATGTCGAAGAAAAAGAAGACTGCAAAGAACTGGTTCGCCTCTGTCAAGAATGCATTCAAGTCCTCAGCACCCATATCATCATCTCCGTCATCCAAGGATTACTCTTTAGCCAATAAG ATAATAGAGGAGGAACACGAGATACCGGAGATTGTGTCGCTTGAACATTATCCGGTTTGCGATACTTCGTCTCTGACGACTACGATAGATGAAAATAATGCTGAAGCAGTACTAGAGATGAGAGATGAAGACCGTAGACGAAGTAATCATGCGATCGCGATGGCAGTTGTGGCGGCAGAAGCGGCGGTTTTAGCTGCTCATGAGGCAACAAAGGTGTCTAGGTTTTCTAGTTATAATCGTCGCAGGTTTTATGGTTACTCTAAAGAAGAAAGAGCTGCCACCAAAATACAGTCCCATTACAAAGGATACTTGGCAAGGAGAGCTTTGAAGGCACTGAGAGGACTGGTGAAGCTACAAGCACTAGTTAGAGGACACAATGTCAGGAAACAAGCTGAGATGACAATGCGATGTATGCAAGCAATAGTTCGTGTGCAGGCAAGAACAAAAGCTGACCGGCTCCGGTTACAAGGTGCAACTTCACACGACAATGAGAAAAATAAAGCGAAAAAGAGAGCGACGGAGACGTGGAATAATAGTCGGGGCAGGCAGCAGCAGGCGCGCAATAGTTTTAGCTTTGAGAAAGAATACTCGAGGTCGTCGACTCGGAAGATGAACAAACAGGAAAATTATCTTTCGAGTAATTCTATGACGATTAAAAACGAAAGAGCCCTTGCTTATGCTTATCCCTACCAG GACTCGGTGTCAAACCGTCAGAACTCAGTCGATTCGTACTCAGATGAAAAAACAAACCAAGGTGGTGGGTGGAACTTGTTGGATCGTTGGATTGATTCGCAACCATGGCATCGTGATAAACACGTCGCAGCAATACCGGAGAGCTCTTACACCTCCCGTACCTACAATACGGACGAAGACAATGCATCTGAAAGAACGGCGGACACAGACTTGGTATCATTATCACCGAGTTATCAGCTCCGTTTCAACCCAATTTCTAACCTGTCAAAACTCGGTATAAACTCGGCTGGCTCGGTCCCGATACGGCAGAGGAAACAAAGAGTTCTGGTTTCAGTGGAAACAGAAAATGTGAACTCACCGAGTTACATGGCGACAACTCAGTCTGCAAAAGCAAAGGCAAAATCGGCACAGAATTCTTTATTAAGCTCTTCATCATCAACTAGGAGGATATTTTTGAACGATTTGTCAATGAGTTCAAGCACTGATGGAATTGGAACAGGAGAAGTGAGGACAATCAACCAACTAGGTCCAATTAATAGCCCAAGCCCAACAAGTAGTCAAAAGATGATGCGTTTGTTGAAGATGGGAAAGCGCATTGAAGGAGTAAGATAG
- the LOC113339250 gene encoding starch synthase 1, chloroplastic/amyloplastic-like, giving the protein MEALQISCTVVTCKSSPTTTAFKPRSTTSLKKSNIFGITNSSSGILLSLKTSITDREIRFRCYQDGISISDAEEIDAKDKDGIFMTYKKKTDPGVSKIGEVIAESVADVGEAIEEVVKPKAAGETYSIVVVSSEAVPYSKTGGLGDVCGSLPIALAARGHRVMVVSPRYVNGSASDKIYKGALDAQCRIKIPCFEAEHEVAFFHEYRAGVDWVFADHPSYHRPGNPYGDQFGAYGDNQFRFTLLSHAACEAPLVLPLGGFTYGEKCMFLVNDWHASLVPVLLASKYRPYGVYKDARSILAIHNLAHQGVEPAATYKNFGLPAEWHGALEWVFPTWARTHALDTGEAVNIMKGAIVTADRILTVSKGYAWEITTVEGGYGLDGLISSRESVLDGITNGIDIDEWNPSSDVHIPFHYSIDDLSGKQECKAALQKELGLPVRPDVPLIGFIGRLDYQKGIDMIEAAMPELMMDDVQFIMLGSGNARMEDWMKATEAAYKDKYRGWVGFNVPISHRITAGADILLMPSRFEPCGLNQLYAMRYGTIPVVHCTGGLRDTVENFDPFANEGSGKGTGWTFSPLAKDPMLGVLRIAMDTYRKHKDSWKGLMKRGMEQDFTWDKAAAQYEQVFKWAFMDPPYVK; this is encoded by the exons ATGGAAGCTCTGCAAATCTCGTGTACTGTTGTTACTTGTAAatcatcaccaacaacaacagcatTCAAACCCAGAAGTACCACTTcactaaaaaaatcaaacatTTTTGGTATTACTAATAGTAGTAGTGGGATTTTATTGTCACTGAAAACCTCAATTACAGACAGAGaaatcagatttcgatgttatcAAGATGGGATTTCAATTTCTGATGCAGAAGAAATTGATGCAAAAGATAAAGACGGCATTTTTATGACTTACAAGAAAAAAACTGATCCTGGGGTTTCTAAAATTG GTGAAGTGATTGCTGAGTCTGTGGCTGATGTTGGTGAAGCTATTGAAGAAGTGGTGAAACCAAAAGCAGCAGGAGAGACATACAGCATTGTTGTTGTATCATCAGAGGCGGTGCCGTATTCTAAAACAGGAGGTTTAGGAGATGTTTGTGGTTCATTACCTATTGCGCTTGCTGCGCGGGGACATCGAGTCATGGTAGTGTCTCCAAGATATGTGAATGGTAGTGCTTCTGATAAGATTTATAAAGGTGCACTTGATGCGCAATGTAGGATTAAGATTCCGTGCTTTGAAGCTGAGCACGAGGTCGCATTCTTCCACGAGTATAGGGCGGGTGTTGATTGG GTGTTCGCGGATCACCCTTCTTACCATAGACCTGGAAATCCTTATGGGGATCAATTTGGTGCTTATGGTGATAATCAGTTTAGGTTCACGCTACTGAGCCATGCTGCATGTGAGGCTCCGTTGGTACTTCCACTCGGAGGCTTCACATACGGGGAAAAGTGTATGTTCCTCGTTAATGATTGGCATGCAAGTCTTGTACCAGT CCTCTTGGCATCTAAATATCGCCCATATGGAGTTTATAAGGATGCTCGCAGTATTCTTGCAATACATAACCTCGCACATCAG GGTGTGGAACCAGCTGCAACTTACAAGAATTTTGGGTTGCCAGCTGAGTGGCATGGAGCATTAGAATGGGTATTTCCTACTTGGGCAAGAACTCATGCCCTTGATACAGGGGAAGCTGTCAATATTATGAAGGGTGCAATTGTTACAGCCGACCGGATTCTAACAGTGAGCAAG GGTTATGCATGGGAAATAACAACTGTTGAAGGTGGATATGGGCTTGACGGACTCATAAGCAGCCGAGAGAGCGTTCTGGATG GAATCACTAATGGGATTGACATTGATGAGTGGAATCCATCTTCAGATGTACATATTCCTTTCCATTACTCAATCGATGACTTATCTGGGAAG CAAGAATGCAAGGCGGCGTTACAAAAGGAACTGGGGTTGCCAGTCAGGCCTGATGTCCCATTG ATTGGGTTCATCGGGAGACTAGACTatcaaaaagggatagatatgaTTGAAGCAGCAATGCCAGAGCTTATGATGGACGATGTTCAGTTT ATTATGCTCGGGTCTGGCAATGCACGTATGGAAGACTGGATGAAGGCAACAGAGGCAGCTTATAAGGACAAATACCGGGGTTGGGTTGGATTTAATGTACCTATATCTCACAGAATAACTGCAGG AGCTGACATATTGTTGATGCCGTCAAGATTTGAACCTTGTGGTCTAAACCAGTTGTATGCTATGAGATACGGGACTATACCTGTGGTGCATTGCACTGGAGGACTAAGG GACACGGTGGAAAACTTCGACCCTTTTGCTAATGAAGGCAGCGGTAAAGGAACAGG ATGGACTTTTTCACCATTAGCGAAGGACCCTATGTTGGGG